One part of the Drosophila kikkawai strain 14028-0561.14 chromosome 4, DkikHiC1v2, whole genome shotgun sequence genome encodes these proteins:
- the Mitf gene encoding microphthalmia-associated transcription factor isoform X1: protein MKPSTEEKLYCENITTDTASERILEFQDFLRRVQTLQMSQNEQHDEESNQNSMAIEVGEEPSTTICSENDKMNIRSLYPYSMPLSSQIFCESTKNIRVTVGIDKDLEMILEMDPSIVDFDDTQVIEPRIVGLPPLSGGPTFKTATPTSRTQLKLQLQREQHQQQQQQQQMTMQQIILDSDSKMHLMLGSTETEFIDSCSTSACGSGSSSLEQMSQLVQNDRSSPVKLKVPLQSIGVDVPPQVLQVSTVLENPTRYHVIQKQKNQVRQYLSESFKPSIWGCNNSDMKMANNSASAGNLQQPSSLECDIAMNVKHSSNGHSADDSMQISPFGCNYLRSDKCNPNEQNCSLGSINNNTTGESSPAIVSKTNQMGLVKANSSIASSTNAVRLSSGIINSIRSTGSSLQSTSAPISPSLSSVATSASELPSFDSDPDDLFDDILQNDSFNFDQNFNSELSIKQEPQSLTDAEINAMQKDRQKKDNHNMIERRRRFNINDRIKELGTLLPKGSEAFYEVVRDIRPNKGTILKSSVDYIKCLKHEVARLRQNECRQRQVELQNRKLMTRIRDLEMQAKSISDYQFKSVSVSAPTQANVYLKSSGLSPNVSQSRRSLVENQRMEINTNDVNSGMNQIDELMEDCKHPVQGGDPMLSSHSHMLSSMLPSHNFKPKSGVSEANVLFKAHSSKGNMVDDCTSCYNSLNHHKYESCQHKLKDSVKNSEFGSVHNHESLLLSSSSQQQLCEQSSTDLSGGLMTDDLSSLVDDSHSEPMLLTPETLEIDL, encoded by the exons ATGAAACCATCAACAGAAGAAAAATTGTATTGCGAAAATATAACTACAGATACAGCTTCAGAACGTATCCTAGAATTTCAGGACTTTTTAAGGCGCGTGCAGACATTACAGATGTCACAAAATGAACAGCACGATGAAGAAAGTAATCAGAATTCGATGGCAATTGAAGTTGGCGAGGAACCTTCAACCACAATTTGTTCTGAAAACGATAAAATGAACATTAGATCCTTATATCCTTATTCAATGCCCCTGTCATCGCAGATTTTCTGTGAATCTACCAAAAATATTCGTGTCACAGTTGGCATTGACAAAGACTTAGAAATGATTCTAGAAATGGATCCAAGTATTGTTGATTTTGATGACACTCAAGTTATAGAACCGCGTATAGTGGGTCTTCCTCCACTTTCGGGTGG ACCCACATTTAAAACAGCCACACCCACATCCCGAACTCAACTGAAACTTCAGTTACAACGAgaacaacatcagcagcaacaacaacagcaacagatgACAATGCAACAAATAATACTTGACTCAGATTCAAAAATGCATTTGATGTTGGGATCAACTGAAACGGAATTTATAGATAGCTGCAGCACTAGCGCCTGTGGCAGTGGATCATCGAGTTTAGAACAGATGTCACAATTAGTGCAAAATGATCGCTCAAGTCCTGTTAAATTGAAGGTTCCTCTTCAAAGTATTGGGGTAGATGTACCACCGCAAGTGCTGCAG GTCAGTACAGTGCTAGAAAATCCCACAAGATATCATGTCATACAAAAGCAGAAGAACCAAGTGCGACAATATCTGAGTGAATCTTTTAAACCTTCTATTTGGGGCTGCAATAACAGTGAC ATGAAAATGGCCAATAACTCAGCATCTGCTGGCAATCTACAGCAGCCTTCCTCCTTAGAATGTGATATAGCTATGAATGTTAAACATAGTTCAAATGGACATTCCGCCGACGATTCAATGCAAATTTCACCATTTGGTTGCAATTATTTACGAAGTGATAAATGTAATCCCAATGAACAAAATTGTTCATTGGGAAGTATTAATAATAACACCACCGGAGAATCATCCCCAGCAATTGTTAGTAAAACTAATCAGATGGGGCTGGTTAAGGCTAATTCAAGCATAGCCTCTTCTACAAATGCGGTACGTCTCTCATCCGGAATAATTAATTCTATAAGAAGTACCGGAAGTTCGTTGCAATCCACATCGGCACCCATATCGCCCAGCTTAAGCTCGGTGGCTACTAGTGCATCAGAA CTTCCTTCGTTCGACAGCGAT CCAGATGATCTCTTCGATGATATTTTGCAAAATGATTCCTTTAACTTTGATCAAAACTTCAACTCGGAATTATCAATTAAACAAGAGCCACAAAGTTTAACGGACgcagaaataaatgcaatgcAGAAGGATCGACAAAAGAAGGATAATCATAACATGA TTGAACGAAGGCGACGCTTCAATATTAATGACCGAATCAAGGAGCTCGGCACCCTTTTGCCCAAGGGGAGTGAGGCTTTTTATGAAGTGGTTCGCGATATTCGGCCCAATAAGGGGACCATTTTAAAGTCCTCCGTTGATTACATTAAATGTTTGAAACATGAGGTAGCTCGCTTAAGGCAAAATGAGTGCCGTCAGCGGCAAGTGGAACTTCAGAATCGGAAACTTATGACACGAATAAGg GATCTGGAAATGCAGGCCAAGTCTATTTCCGATTATCAATTCAAATCCGTATCAGTATCAGCGCCTACGCAAGCCAATGTATATCTCAAAAGCTCCGGCTTGTCGCCAAATGTCTCACAAAGTCGTCGTTCGCTTGTGGAAAATCAA cggATGGAGATCAATACTAACGACGTGAATTCGGGGATGAATCAGATTGACGAACTAATGGAGGATTGTAAGCATCCGGTGCAAGGCGGTGACCCAATGCTGTCATCACATAGTCACATGCTGTCATCGATGTTACCTTCGCATAATTTTAAACCAAAGAGCGGTGTTTCGGAGGcgaatgttttatttaaagccCACAGCAGCAAGGGAAATATGGTAGATGACTGTACATCGTGCTATAACAGCCTGAATCATCATAAATACGAGAGTTGTCAACACAAATTAAAGGATTCTGTTAAGAATTCTGAATTTGGAAGTGTACATAATCATGAGTCCCTGCTATTATCATCATCTTCCCAACAGCAGCTTTGTGAGCAGAGTTCCACCGATTTGTCTGGAGGTTTGATGACTGATGATCTTTCATCTTTAGTAGATGATAGCCATAGCGAGCCAATGCTTCTTACGCCTGAAACGTTAGAAATTGACTTATAA
- the Mitf gene encoding microphthalmia-associated transcription factor isoform X2, translated as MNSTMKKIFCESTKNIRVTVGIDKDLEMILEMDPSIVDFDDTQVIEPRIVGLPPLSGGPTFKTATPTSRTQLKLQLQREQHQQQQQQQQMTMQQIILDSDSKMHLMLGSTETEFIDSCSTSACGSGSSSLEQMSQLVQNDRSSPVKLKVPLQSIGVDVPPQVLQVSTVLENPTRYHVIQKQKNQVRQYLSESFKPSIWGCNNSDMKMANNSASAGNLQQPSSLECDIAMNVKHSSNGHSADDSMQISPFGCNYLRSDKCNPNEQNCSLGSINNNTTGESSPAIVSKTNQMGLVKANSSIASSTNAVRLSSGIINSIRSTGSSLQSTSAPISPSLSSVATSASELPSFDSDPDDLFDDILQNDSFNFDQNFNSELSIKQEPQSLTDAEINAMQKDRQKKDNHNMIERRRRFNINDRIKELGTLLPKGSEAFYEVVRDIRPNKGTILKSSVDYIKCLKHEVARLRQNECRQRQVELQNRKLMTRIRDLEMQAKSISDYQFKSVSVSAPTQANVYLKSSGLSPNVSQSRRSLVENQRMEINTNDVNSGMNQIDELMEDCKHPVQGGDPMLSSHSHMLSSMLPSHNFKPKSGVSEANVLFKAHSSKGNMVDDCTSCYNSLNHHKYESCQHKLKDSVKNSEFGSVHNHESLLLSSSSQQQLCEQSSTDLSGGLMTDDLSSLVDDSHSEPMLLTPETLEIDL; from the exons ATGAACAGCACGATGAAGAAA ATTTTCTGTGAATCTACCAAAAATATTCGTGTCACAGTTGGCATTGACAAAGACTTAGAAATGATTCTAGAAATGGATCCAAGTATTGTTGATTTTGATGACACTCAAGTTATAGAACCGCGTATAGTGGGTCTTCCTCCACTTTCGGGTGG ACCCACATTTAAAACAGCCACACCCACATCCCGAACTCAACTGAAACTTCAGTTACAACGAgaacaacatcagcagcaacaacaacagcaacagatgACAATGCAACAAATAATACTTGACTCAGATTCAAAAATGCATTTGATGTTGGGATCAACTGAAACGGAATTTATAGATAGCTGCAGCACTAGCGCCTGTGGCAGTGGATCATCGAGTTTAGAACAGATGTCACAATTAGTGCAAAATGATCGCTCAAGTCCTGTTAAATTGAAGGTTCCTCTTCAAAGTATTGGGGTAGATGTACCACCGCAAGTGCTGCAG GTCAGTACAGTGCTAGAAAATCCCACAAGATATCATGTCATACAAAAGCAGAAGAACCAAGTGCGACAATATCTGAGTGAATCTTTTAAACCTTCTATTTGGGGCTGCAATAACAGTGAC ATGAAAATGGCCAATAACTCAGCATCTGCTGGCAATCTACAGCAGCCTTCCTCCTTAGAATGTGATATAGCTATGAATGTTAAACATAGTTCAAATGGACATTCCGCCGACGATTCAATGCAAATTTCACCATTTGGTTGCAATTATTTACGAAGTGATAAATGTAATCCCAATGAACAAAATTGTTCATTGGGAAGTATTAATAATAACACCACCGGAGAATCATCCCCAGCAATTGTTAGTAAAACTAATCAGATGGGGCTGGTTAAGGCTAATTCAAGCATAGCCTCTTCTACAAATGCGGTACGTCTCTCATCCGGAATAATTAATTCTATAAGAAGTACCGGAAGTTCGTTGCAATCCACATCGGCACCCATATCGCCCAGCTTAAGCTCGGTGGCTACTAGTGCATCAGAA CTTCCTTCGTTCGACAGCGAT CCAGATGATCTCTTCGATGATATTTTGCAAAATGATTCCTTTAACTTTGATCAAAACTTCAACTCGGAATTATCAATTAAACAAGAGCCACAAAGTTTAACGGACgcagaaataaatgcaatgcAGAAGGATCGACAAAAGAAGGATAATCATAACATGA TTGAACGAAGGCGACGCTTCAATATTAATGACCGAATCAAGGAGCTCGGCACCCTTTTGCCCAAGGGGAGTGAGGCTTTTTATGAAGTGGTTCGCGATATTCGGCCCAATAAGGGGACCATTTTAAAGTCCTCCGTTGATTACATTAAATGTTTGAAACATGAGGTAGCTCGCTTAAGGCAAAATGAGTGCCGTCAGCGGCAAGTGGAACTTCAGAATCGGAAACTTATGACACGAATAAGg GATCTGGAAATGCAGGCCAAGTCTATTTCCGATTATCAATTCAAATCCGTATCAGTATCAGCGCCTACGCAAGCCAATGTATATCTCAAAAGCTCCGGCTTGTCGCCAAATGTCTCACAAAGTCGTCGTTCGCTTGTGGAAAATCAA cggATGGAGATCAATACTAACGACGTGAATTCGGGGATGAATCAGATTGACGAACTAATGGAGGATTGTAAGCATCCGGTGCAAGGCGGTGACCCAATGCTGTCATCACATAGTCACATGCTGTCATCGATGTTACCTTCGCATAATTTTAAACCAAAGAGCGGTGTTTCGGAGGcgaatgttttatttaaagccCACAGCAGCAAGGGAAATATGGTAGATGACTGTACATCGTGCTATAACAGCCTGAATCATCATAAATACGAGAGTTGTCAACACAAATTAAAGGATTCTGTTAAGAATTCTGAATTTGGAAGTGTACATAATCATGAGTCCCTGCTATTATCATCATCTTCCCAACAGCAGCTTTGTGAGCAGAGTTCCACCGATTTGTCTGGAGGTTTGATGACTGATGATCTTTCATCTTTAGTAGATGATAGCCATAGCGAGCCAATGCTTCTTACGCCTGAAACGTTAGAAATTGACTTATAA
- the Mitf gene encoding microphthalmia-associated transcription factor isoform X3: MTESGIDLGFDIEFDLNISLLNDNETMDFLPNVTVAGSSDMEFYELKSSTRSLRSDEIPTFKTATPTSRTQLKLQLQREQHQQQQQQQQMTMQQIILDSDSKMHLMLGSTETEFIDSCSTSACGSGSSSLEQMSQLVQNDRSSPVKLKVPLQSIGVDVPPQVLQVSTVLENPTRYHVIQKQKNQVRQYLSESFKPSIWGCNNSDMKMANNSASAGNLQQPSSLECDIAMNVKHSSNGHSADDSMQISPFGCNYLRSDKCNPNEQNCSLGSINNNTTGESSPAIVSKTNQMGLVKANSSIASSTNAVRLSSGIINSIRSTGSSLQSTSAPISPSLSSVATSASELPSFDSDPDDLFDDILQNDSFNFDQNFNSELSIKQEPQSLTDAEINAMQKDRQKKDNHNMIERRRRFNINDRIKELGTLLPKGSEAFYEVVRDIRPNKGTILKSSVDYIKCLKHEVARLRQNECRQRQVELQNRKLMTRIRDLEMQAKSISDYQFKSVSVSAPTQANVYLKSSGLSPNVSQSRRSLVENQRMEINTNDVNSGMNQIDELMEDCKHPVQGGDPMLSSHSHMLSSMLPSHNFKPKSGVSEANVLFKAHSSKGNMVDDCTSCYNSLNHHKYESCQHKLKDSVKNSEFGSVHNHESLLLSSSSQQQLCEQSSTDLSGGLMTDDLSSLVDDSHSEPMLLTPETLEIDL; this comes from the exons ACCCACATTTAAAACAGCCACACCCACATCCCGAACTCAACTGAAACTTCAGTTACAACGAgaacaacatcagcagcaacaacaacagcaacagatgACAATGCAACAAATAATACTTGACTCAGATTCAAAAATGCATTTGATGTTGGGATCAACTGAAACGGAATTTATAGATAGCTGCAGCACTAGCGCCTGTGGCAGTGGATCATCGAGTTTAGAACAGATGTCACAATTAGTGCAAAATGATCGCTCAAGTCCTGTTAAATTGAAGGTTCCTCTTCAAAGTATTGGGGTAGATGTACCACCGCAAGTGCTGCAG GTCAGTACAGTGCTAGAAAATCCCACAAGATATCATGTCATACAAAAGCAGAAGAACCAAGTGCGACAATATCTGAGTGAATCTTTTAAACCTTCTATTTGGGGCTGCAATAACAGTGAC ATGAAAATGGCCAATAACTCAGCATCTGCTGGCAATCTACAGCAGCCTTCCTCCTTAGAATGTGATATAGCTATGAATGTTAAACATAGTTCAAATGGACATTCCGCCGACGATTCAATGCAAATTTCACCATTTGGTTGCAATTATTTACGAAGTGATAAATGTAATCCCAATGAACAAAATTGTTCATTGGGAAGTATTAATAATAACACCACCGGAGAATCATCCCCAGCAATTGTTAGTAAAACTAATCAGATGGGGCTGGTTAAGGCTAATTCAAGCATAGCCTCTTCTACAAATGCGGTACGTCTCTCATCCGGAATAATTAATTCTATAAGAAGTACCGGAAGTTCGTTGCAATCCACATCGGCACCCATATCGCCCAGCTTAAGCTCGGTGGCTACTAGTGCATCAGAA CTTCCTTCGTTCGACAGCGAT CCAGATGATCTCTTCGATGATATTTTGCAAAATGATTCCTTTAACTTTGATCAAAACTTCAACTCGGAATTATCAATTAAACAAGAGCCACAAAGTTTAACGGACgcagaaataaatgcaatgcAGAAGGATCGACAAAAGAAGGATAATCATAACATGA TTGAACGAAGGCGACGCTTCAATATTAATGACCGAATCAAGGAGCTCGGCACCCTTTTGCCCAAGGGGAGTGAGGCTTTTTATGAAGTGGTTCGCGATATTCGGCCCAATAAGGGGACCATTTTAAAGTCCTCCGTTGATTACATTAAATGTTTGAAACATGAGGTAGCTCGCTTAAGGCAAAATGAGTGCCGTCAGCGGCAAGTGGAACTTCAGAATCGGAAACTTATGACACGAATAAGg GATCTGGAAATGCAGGCCAAGTCTATTTCCGATTATCAATTCAAATCCGTATCAGTATCAGCGCCTACGCAAGCCAATGTATATCTCAAAAGCTCCGGCTTGTCGCCAAATGTCTCACAAAGTCGTCGTTCGCTTGTGGAAAATCAA cggATGGAGATCAATACTAACGACGTGAATTCGGGGATGAATCAGATTGACGAACTAATGGAGGATTGTAAGCATCCGGTGCAAGGCGGTGACCCAATGCTGTCATCACATAGTCACATGCTGTCATCGATGTTACCTTCGCATAATTTTAAACCAAAGAGCGGTGTTTCGGAGGcgaatgttttatttaaagccCACAGCAGCAAGGGAAATATGGTAGATGACTGTACATCGTGCTATAACAGCCTGAATCATCATAAATACGAGAGTTGTCAACACAAATTAAAGGATTCTGTTAAGAATTCTGAATTTGGAAGTGTACATAATCATGAGTCCCTGCTATTATCATCATCTTCCCAACAGCAGCTTTGTGAGCAGAGTTCCACCGATTTGTCTGGAGGTTTGATGACTGATGATCTTTCATCTTTAGTAGATGATAGCCATAGCGAGCCAATGCTTCTTACGCCTGAAACGTTAGAAATTGACTTATAA
- the Mitf gene encoding microphthalmia-associated transcription factor isoform X4 yields MTMQQIILDSDSKMHLMLGSTETEFIDSCSTSACGSGSSSLEQMSQLVQNDRSSPVKLKVPLQSIGVDVPPQVLQVSTVLENPTRYHVIQKQKNQVRQYLSESFKPSIWGCNNSDMKMANNSASAGNLQQPSSLECDIAMNVKHSSNGHSADDSMQISPFGCNYLRSDKCNPNEQNCSLGSINNNTTGESSPAIVSKTNQMGLVKANSSIASSTNAVRLSSGIINSIRSTGSSLQSTSAPISPSLSSVATSASELPSFDSDPDDLFDDILQNDSFNFDQNFNSELSIKQEPQSLTDAEINAMQKDRQKKDNHNMIERRRRFNINDRIKELGTLLPKGSEAFYEVVRDIRPNKGTILKSSVDYIKCLKHEVARLRQNECRQRQVELQNRKLMTRIRDLEMQAKSISDYQFKSVSVSAPTQANVYLKSSGLSPNVSQSRRSLVENQRMEINTNDVNSGMNQIDELMEDCKHPVQGGDPMLSSHSHMLSSMLPSHNFKPKSGVSEANVLFKAHSSKGNMVDDCTSCYNSLNHHKYESCQHKLKDSVKNSEFGSVHNHESLLLSSSSQQQLCEQSSTDLSGGLMTDDLSSLVDDSHSEPMLLTPETLEIDL; encoded by the exons atgACAATGCAACAAATAATACTTGACTCAGATTCAAAAATGCATTTGATGTTGGGATCAACTGAAACGGAATTTATAGATAGCTGCAGCACTAGCGCCTGTGGCAGTGGATCATCGAGTTTAGAACAGATGTCACAATTAGTGCAAAATGATCGCTCAAGTCCTGTTAAATTGAAGGTTCCTCTTCAAAGTATTGGGGTAGATGTACCACCGCAAGTGCTGCAG GTCAGTACAGTGCTAGAAAATCCCACAAGATATCATGTCATACAAAAGCAGAAGAACCAAGTGCGACAATATCTGAGTGAATCTTTTAAACCTTCTATTTGGGGCTGCAATAACAGTGAC ATGAAAATGGCCAATAACTCAGCATCTGCTGGCAATCTACAGCAGCCTTCCTCCTTAGAATGTGATATAGCTATGAATGTTAAACATAGTTCAAATGGACATTCCGCCGACGATTCAATGCAAATTTCACCATTTGGTTGCAATTATTTACGAAGTGATAAATGTAATCCCAATGAACAAAATTGTTCATTGGGAAGTATTAATAATAACACCACCGGAGAATCATCCCCAGCAATTGTTAGTAAAACTAATCAGATGGGGCTGGTTAAGGCTAATTCAAGCATAGCCTCTTCTACAAATGCGGTACGTCTCTCATCCGGAATAATTAATTCTATAAGAAGTACCGGAAGTTCGTTGCAATCCACATCGGCACCCATATCGCCCAGCTTAAGCTCGGTGGCTACTAGTGCATCAGAA CTTCCTTCGTTCGACAGCGAT CCAGATGATCTCTTCGATGATATTTTGCAAAATGATTCCTTTAACTTTGATCAAAACTTCAACTCGGAATTATCAATTAAACAAGAGCCACAAAGTTTAACGGACgcagaaataaatgcaatgcAGAAGGATCGACAAAAGAAGGATAATCATAACATGA TTGAACGAAGGCGACGCTTCAATATTAATGACCGAATCAAGGAGCTCGGCACCCTTTTGCCCAAGGGGAGTGAGGCTTTTTATGAAGTGGTTCGCGATATTCGGCCCAATAAGGGGACCATTTTAAAGTCCTCCGTTGATTACATTAAATGTTTGAAACATGAGGTAGCTCGCTTAAGGCAAAATGAGTGCCGTCAGCGGCAAGTGGAACTTCAGAATCGGAAACTTATGACACGAATAAGg GATCTGGAAATGCAGGCCAAGTCTATTTCCGATTATCAATTCAAATCCGTATCAGTATCAGCGCCTACGCAAGCCAATGTATATCTCAAAAGCTCCGGCTTGTCGCCAAATGTCTCACAAAGTCGTCGTTCGCTTGTGGAAAATCAA cggATGGAGATCAATACTAACGACGTGAATTCGGGGATGAATCAGATTGACGAACTAATGGAGGATTGTAAGCATCCGGTGCAAGGCGGTGACCCAATGCTGTCATCACATAGTCACATGCTGTCATCGATGTTACCTTCGCATAATTTTAAACCAAAGAGCGGTGTTTCGGAGGcgaatgttttatttaaagccCACAGCAGCAAGGGAAATATGGTAGATGACTGTACATCGTGCTATAACAGCCTGAATCATCATAAATACGAGAGTTGTCAACACAAATTAAAGGATTCTGTTAAGAATTCTGAATTTGGAAGTGTACATAATCATGAGTCCCTGCTATTATCATCATCTTCCCAACAGCAGCTTTGTGAGCAGAGTTCCACCGATTTGTCTGGAGGTTTGATGACTGATGATCTTTCATCTTTAGTAGATGATAGCCATAGCGAGCCAATGCTTCTTACGCCTGAAACGTTAGAAATTGACTTATAA